From the Bremerella alba genome, one window contains:
- a CDS encoding DUF7133 domain-containing protein, translating into MVSRLTLLITIITSLAIAETGFAQRPSESDFYKLISVHTSKSSQNSRAANWKPAPEDLALEVSGLAVLDEDRVAVAIRKGEIWILSGVFDDPPKDVEYHQFASGLHEPLGLLWHDDAFYTVQRSELTRIEDSSGDGIADQYQTVAKGWGVTGHYHEYAYGPKLDGDGNLWLTLNIGLGLRGDQLKRAIHEPTLNVTQGPWRGWGMKISPEGDLIPICAGMRSPSGLGANQDGDMFYTDQQGNWVATNSLHHMREGAFFHHPDSLASMNLPGSPIAPISAIPQGIPYPEAVKRLPQMRPPAVWFPYKKAGQSPTDILLDTSNGKFGPFNGQFFVGEFTLSSIHRVFLEKVDGEYQGAVFPFRSGLASAVLRLGQAADGSVLAGLSNRGWSSLGTASYGLQRLVWTGQTPFEIQEMKAMPDGFELTFTQPVDPQIASDTASYTMTSHTYLYHGAYGSNEIKKKTLPITKAHVSEDGLRVRLQVSGLRKLYVHELRADGLRSDDGQPLLHPDAYYTLNRIPQ; encoded by the coding sequence ATGGTAAGTCGGCTGACGCTTCTCATCACGATCATAACCAGTTTGGCAATCGCCGAGACAGGGTTCGCCCAAAGGCCTTCCGAGAGCGACTTCTACAAGCTCATTTCGGTCCATACCTCCAAGTCGTCACAAAACTCGCGTGCCGCCAACTGGAAACCTGCGCCGGAGGATCTGGCCCTGGAGGTCAGCGGCTTGGCGGTCCTAGACGAGGACCGCGTCGCCGTGGCCATTCGCAAAGGGGAGATTTGGATTCTCAGTGGCGTCTTCGACGATCCACCGAAAGATGTCGAGTACCATCAATTCGCATCCGGTCTGCACGAGCCTTTAGGGCTGCTGTGGCATGACGATGCCTTTTACACCGTTCAGCGAAGTGAACTTACCCGCATTGAAGACTCAAGCGGAGATGGCATCGCCGATCAGTACCAAACGGTTGCCAAAGGCTGGGGAGTAACAGGCCACTATCATGAATACGCTTACGGCCCCAAGCTCGACGGCGACGGCAACCTTTGGCTCACATTAAACATTGGACTGGGTCTTCGCGGAGACCAGTTGAAACGAGCCATCCACGAGCCAACCCTTAACGTGACGCAGGGCCCTTGGCGTGGCTGGGGCATGAAAATTTCGCCCGAGGGGGACCTCATCCCCATATGCGCTGGCATGCGGTCACCTTCCGGACTTGGTGCGAACCAAGACGGCGACATGTTCTATACCGATCAGCAAGGCAACTGGGTCGCCACCAACAGTCTGCATCACATGCGAGAGGGCGCCTTTTTTCACCATCCCGATTCGCTGGCTTCGATGAACTTGCCTGGGTCGCCTATCGCTCCGATCTCAGCCATTCCTCAGGGAATCCCCTACCCGGAAGCTGTCAAACGTCTACCACAAATGCGTCCTCCCGCAGTCTGGTTTCCCTATAAGAAGGCGGGACAGTCTCCAACTGACATTCTGCTCGATACCAGCAATGGCAAATTTGGGCCGTTCAATGGGCAATTTTTCGTAGGAGAGTTCACACTCTCGTCGATTCATCGTGTTTTTCTGGAGAAAGTCGACGGAGAATACCAAGGAGCCGTGTTTCCGTTTCGCTCCGGACTCGCCTCGGCCGTGCTGCGATTAGGGCAGGCCGCAGATGGAAGCGTGCTGGCCGGATTGAGCAATCGCGGCTGGAGCAGTTTAGGTACTGCGTCGTACGGATTGCAACGGCTGGTATGGACTGGGCAAACGCCCTTCGAGATCCAAGAGATGAAGGCCATGCCGGACGGTTTTGAATTAACATTTACCCAGCCAGTCGATCCGCAGATCGCCAGCGACACGGCTTCCTATACGATGACAAGCCACACCTATCTTTATCACGGTGCTTACGGCAGCAATGAGATTAAAAAGAAAACACTGCCCATCACAAAGGCGCACGTTTCCGAAGACGGATTACGCGTCCGCCTCCAAGTCTCTGGCCTGCGGAAACTGTACGTTCACGAGCTTCGAGCGGACGGCCTTCGCAGCGACGACGGGCAACCGCTTCTACACCCCGACGCGTACTATACGCTGAATCGAATCCCTCAGTAG
- a CDS encoding sigma-70 family RNA polymerase sigma factor, with amino-acid sequence MTIDDKNEEFGRLFAGVEGRLRRYVEAMVPKAGDVDDVMQETAISLMRKYDQYDPELPFFNWACRFAQFAVKRHRSRAMANRYQFSEAAIDAIAAEYPHHQQRSEERRRALSDCLASLHDKDRRLVELRYFSDETVDSLSQKIEEPVARLYRSLSRIRKALASCVRKKLATEEMV; translated from the coding sequence GTGACGATAGACGACAAGAATGAAGAGTTTGGACGATTGTTTGCCGGGGTCGAAGGGCGCTTAAGGCGATATGTCGAAGCCATGGTACCCAAGGCAGGTGACGTCGATGACGTGATGCAAGAAACGGCCATTTCACTTATGAGAAAGTACGATCAGTACGATCCTGAACTCCCATTCTTTAACTGGGCGTGCAGATTCGCTCAGTTTGCGGTGAAGAGACACCGCAGTCGTGCGATGGCAAATCGGTACCAGTTTTCAGAGGCCGCTATCGATGCCATTGCCGCCGAGTATCCGCACCACCAACAACGATCGGAAGAACGCCGAAGAGCCCTGAGCGATTGCCTGGCGTCACTCCACGATAAAGACCGTCGACTCGTTGAATTACGATACTTTAGCGATGAAACAGTGGACAGCTTGTCTCAGAAGATCGAAGAACCGGTAGCTCGACTTTATCGATCCTTGTCTCGAATTCGCAAAGCACTCGCCAGCTGCGTTCGCAAGAAATTGGCCACGGAGGAAATGGTATGA
- a CDS encoding DUF4198 domain-containing protein: MQIIHCSIGMLCLIFLIAGCSSESPFDMAPVTGTVLYQGKPLPYGNINFRPLSGSPAFSRIDSNGTFTLSTYGDRDGAIVGKHEVLIKATDIDAGKPPRNNSGIEMPVLQSVIPKKYTSFATSELTVEVVAGNDNHFVFELEE; this comes from the coding sequence ATGCAGATCATCCATTGTTCAATCGGAATGCTGTGCTTGATCTTTTTGATCGCCGGATGCTCTTCGGAAAGCCCCTTTGATATGGCTCCGGTTACTGGAACAGTCCTGTACCAGGGCAAGCCTTTGCCCTACGGAAATATTAACTTCCGCCCTTTGTCAGGCTCACCAGCATTCAGCCGAATTGATAGTAACGGGACATTCACATTGAGCACCTATGGAGACCGCGATGGTGCCATCGTCGGCAAACATGAGGTTCTGATCAAAGCTACCGACATCGATGCGGGAAAACCGCCCCGCAACAATTCAGGAATCGAGATGCCCGTGCTCCAATCCGTTATTCCCAAGAAGTACACCAGTTTTGCTACCAGTGAACTTACCGTGGAAGTCGTCGCTGGAAACGACAACCACTTTGTCTTCGAGTTGGAAGAATAA
- a CDS encoding DUF1559 domain-containing protein, which produces MSFHSSRIRLRAFTLVELLVVIAIIGILIALLLPAVQQAREAARRMQCTNNLKQMGLACHNYMDIHQENLPSGAFKKDDSHGWALSILPFLEQTTLYDQYDFSKGPTANENQAIRRTVVNAFICPSFDGKPSNTATAKYSDGALLTYQGVHGVYYNDATKDSNLSGIVSAGLIPSNGIFRINGTRKASEITDGLTNTIMIGDFIHRDRSGTNGGFPGNVRVWLVGAYLTVDGIYNSKAIYEDTINSRRDRANDGVAFNHIPFSSRHPGGVNFAIADGSVRFVPETINFDAYCAAATINGSETFPLP; this is translated from the coding sequence ATGAGCTTTCACTCCTCTCGTATTCGACTCCGAGCATTTACTTTGGTCGAGTTGCTCGTGGTGATTGCAATCATCGGTATTTTGATTGCCTTATTGCTGCCAGCTGTGCAGCAAGCGCGCGAGGCCGCTCGGCGCATGCAATGCACGAATAACCTCAAGCAGATGGGGCTGGCATGCCACAATTACATGGATATCCACCAAGAGAACTTGCCATCCGGTGCGTTCAAAAAAGACGACAGTCACGGTTGGGCTTTGTCTATTCTGCCCTTTTTAGAACAAACGACGCTTTATGACCAATATGACTTCTCTAAGGGCCCCACAGCCAACGAAAACCAAGCGATTCGACGGACTGTGGTTAACGCATTTATCTGCCCAAGCTTCGACGGAAAACCAAGCAATACCGCAACCGCGAAGTATTCCGACGGCGCCTTGCTGACCTATCAAGGTGTTCACGGAGTGTATTACAACGACGCCACGAAGGATTCGAACTTATCGGGAATCGTCTCAGCAGGACTCATACCCAGCAATGGAATTTTTCGCATTAACGGCACTCGCAAGGCTTCCGAAATTACCGATGGGCTGACTAATACGATCATGATTGGCGATTTCATCCATCGGGATCGATCTGGCACCAATGGCGGGTTTCCCGGCAATGTCCGCGTTTGGCTTGTCGGTGCCTACTTAACGGTCGACGGCATTTACAACTCTAAGGCCATCTACGAAGACACGATCAATTCTCGCCGGGATCGAGCCAACGACGGCGTGGCATTCAATCATATTCCCTTTTCAAGCCGCCACCCTGGTGGTGTGAACTTTGCGATTGCCGATGGCAGTGTTCGCTTCGTCCCGGAAACGATAAATTTCGACGCCTATTGTGCCGCCGCCACCATCAATGGCAGCGAAACCTTTCCCCTGCCATAA
- a CDS encoding FecR domain-containing protein: MSSFQNPVNQDEVCQLIDALLDGTLSGDDFEKLDHWITTNDEARQLYLDYLQIHQELPELIFRQGQAMPTDLLVVSSSRRQEKTERSEQQPSSSNNSRMAVILAIALLIPIALIVGIYVGFSSSRPIAGQDGTANPGKPNELQSEAYFANLAHARFFGELPPQIGASPILQRDYVLIQGMVELGFPNGATAVIQGPASFRVEGNDLLALDIGQCSVHAPPGAEGFRVETPEISIVDRGTRFSVNVSQNSETDVQVVEGAADVYRKPSAENVQVEVASSPLRLQEKEAMRFAFSNVWDAAHVPFDRKRYQFGLPDRIISYDVTKSEEGLARALTSVTVQRGNQIESIPMEKLIPSKLVWFHAMDNHGYLAGDRDLPTPRVAFASDEFLHTGVINIGGSKEPLTSDPVMTIDQSQDDFGTPGIAIEFDRPVRNGPGPDVVLFELQLIMNPLEGDAFHVSPLKFEDGLHSHTVTSFDLTMESPESLLLDEVYLYRFDRIPRSLEQLETIPCSPHFQAFKKQAIAVGIDLSDLGYPEGALVDGLFLQDNLADDDYLDPVFIAGLPDLAES, encoded by the coding sequence ATGAGCTCCTTCCAAAATCCTGTCAACCAAGACGAAGTATGTCAACTTATCGATGCCTTGCTGGACGGCACTCTCTCGGGCGATGACTTTGAGAAATTAGATCATTGGATCACCACCAATGATGAGGCTCGTCAGTTGTACTTGGATTACCTTCAGATTCATCAGGAGCTTCCGGAACTGATCTTCCGCCAAGGCCAAGCAATGCCGACAGATCTTCTAGTGGTTTCTTCCAGTCGTCGCCAAGAGAAAACAGAACGATCAGAGCAGCAGCCGAGTTCTTCGAATAATTCTAGAATGGCCGTTATTCTCGCTATTGCGCTACTCATCCCCATTGCTCTGATTGTTGGGATTTATGTCGGCTTCTCCTCATCGAGGCCGATAGCTGGTCAAGACGGAACCGCGAATCCCGGTAAGCCCAATGAATTGCAGAGCGAAGCTTACTTTGCCAATCTGGCTCATGCCCGCTTCTTTGGAGAGTTGCCACCGCAAATTGGTGCGTCGCCAATCCTGCAACGCGACTATGTCCTGATTCAGGGGATGGTAGAGCTTGGTTTTCCTAACGGTGCTACAGCCGTCATTCAGGGACCGGCTTCGTTTCGAGTCGAAGGGAATGACCTTTTGGCTCTCGATATCGGGCAATGTAGCGTGCATGCTCCCCCAGGGGCTGAGGGCTTTCGGGTTGAGACGCCTGAGATCAGCATCGTCGACCGGGGAACTCGATTTTCGGTGAATGTCTCTCAGAATAGCGAAACGGACGTCCAAGTTGTTGAAGGTGCGGCCGATGTCTATCGCAAGCCCTCTGCTGAAAATGTTCAAGTTGAAGTGGCTTCCTCTCCGCTACGCTTGCAGGAAAAAGAAGCGATGCGTTTTGCGTTTTCCAATGTTTGGGATGCTGCTCATGTTCCTTTCGATCGTAAACGCTATCAGTTTGGACTTCCCGATCGAATCATTTCTTACGATGTCACCAAAAGCGAAGAGGGTCTCGCGCGGGCCTTGACGAGTGTTACCGTGCAGCGAGGGAATCAAATTGAATCCATCCCGATGGAGAAACTCATTCCCTCGAAATTAGTTTGGTTTCATGCGATGGACAATCATGGCTATTTGGCAGGCGATAGAGATCTTCCGACACCACGCGTTGCTTTCGCTTCTGATGAATTTCTACATACGGGCGTCATCAACATTGGTGGCAGCAAGGAACCACTGACAAGCGATCCCGTCATGACAATCGACCAGTCGCAGGATGATTTCGGGACTCCCGGTATTGCCATTGAATTCGATCGCCCTGTGCGGAATGGGCCAGGCCCCGATGTCGTGTTATTTGAGCTGCAGTTGATCATGAATCCCTTGGAGGGTGACGCCTTTCACGTGAGCCCGCTTAAGTTTGAGGACGGTCTGCATTCCCACACAGTCACGTCGTTCGACTTAACCATGGAGTCGCCTGAATCGCTGCTTTTGGATGAAGTCTACTTGTATCGGTTTGATCGTATTCCACGCTCTTTAGAACAGTTGGAAACGATTCCCTGTTCGCCACATTTCCAAGCATTCAAAAAGCAAGCAATTGCCGTCGGCATTGATCTATCGGACCTCGGCTACCCCGAAGGAGCCTTGGTGGACGGCTTATTTCTGCAAGACAACCTTGCAGATGACGACTATCTCGATCCTGTTTTTATCGCCGGGTTGCCCGATCTTGCCGAGTCATAA